A region from the Halobacillus mangrovi genome encodes:
- a CDS encoding prepilin peptidase — protein sequence MTLFYSLYFLMLGFTLGSFFNVVGLRLPKGVLFKDERSYCPHCYHTLRWFELIPLISFMLQRGKCRHCQKCISPLYPIMETVNGIMFVLCYSLIGFQVELFLALAFISLFHIILVSDFVYMVIPDKVLLTFFCLFIVYRLYVPLAPWWNALLGGFIGIALTAAIILLSNGGMGGGDMKLFGLIGFVLGWKLLLLTLFLSTLTGALISSVLLMTGVIKRDQPFPFGPFIAISAVSSFFSGNIIIGWYVQTFF from the coding sequence ATGACTCTTTTTTACTCGCTCTATTTCCTCATGCTCGGTTTCACTCTTGGATCTTTTTTCAACGTTGTAGGACTTCGCTTGCCAAAAGGAGTATTGTTCAAAGATGAACGCTCCTACTGCCCTCATTGTTACCATACTCTCAGATGGTTTGAACTTATTCCGCTCATCTCTTTTATGCTTCAGCGGGGGAAATGCCGGCATTGCCAGAAGTGCATTTCACCTCTTTATCCTATTATGGAAACCGTCAACGGTATCATGTTTGTATTATGTTATTCCCTAATAGGATTCCAAGTTGAATTATTCCTCGCTCTTGCTTTCATTTCCCTGTTTCATATCATCCTTGTTAGTGACTTCGTTTATATGGTCATTCCCGATAAGGTTCTACTGACGTTTTTCTGTTTATTTATTGTTTACCGTTTGTATGTACCTCTTGCACCATGGTGGAATGCTCTCTTGGGCGGCTTCATTGGTATAGCTTTAACAGCAGCCATTATTCTTCTCAGTAATGGAGGCATGGGCGGAGGTGATATGAAGCTTTTTGGATTAATAGGATTTGTGCTAGGATGGAAACTTTTATTACTAACATTATTCTTGTCTACTTTGACAGGTGCACTTATTAGCAGTGTATTGCTAATGACAGGTGTAATAAAAAGAGATCAGCCTTTTCCGTTTGGTCCTTTTATTGCAATAAGTGCCGTTTCATCCTTTTTTTCTGGTAACATAATTATTGGGTGGTATGTACAAACATTTTTTTAG
- a CDS encoding SPOR domain-containing protein, producing the protein MESKKKITISLRNHEQKDQKTELFKAEAEQAAAKHSKEKKEPILLEDSSEQSVYKLPMKKKNNLQSPVKRIAFTALTALIISFGLGFLLLRMFVTLTDETTTGEEVVPATSNTPAEAQGEMVQSVNPAAIDSYFIQAGVFTTEEKALEWKTKLTSQSVSSVVWERDGQFYLFAGSAPTKSEADTLALQLQGYGVDTYVKNWVVLKEEGSLSEEEADVMDKLVTQLQQHTLNEMSANERESLINELKSSSSGESLMNSLQNWENTDTFNLNWLRVAYGLEEMMK; encoded by the coding sequence ATGGAATCTAAAAAGAAAATAACGATTTCTTTGCGAAATCACGAACAAAAAGACCAAAAAACAGAATTATTTAAGGCAGAAGCAGAGCAAGCGGCTGCAAAGCATTCGAAAGAAAAAAAAGAACCCATTTTGTTAGAAGATTCCTCAGAACAATCTGTGTACAAACTTCCTATGAAGAAGAAAAACAACCTCCAGTCTCCCGTTAAGCGGATCGCATTCACCGCCTTGACTGCTCTTATCATCAGCTTTGGACTGGGTTTTTTGCTTTTACGCATGTTCGTCACGTTAACTGATGAGACAACGACGGGTGAAGAGGTAGTGCCTGCAACGAGTAATACTCCAGCTGAAGCACAAGGTGAAATGGTTCAAAGTGTCAATCCGGCCGCTATTGACTCATACTTCATCCAAGCGGGTGTTTTTACAACAGAAGAAAAAGCACTTGAATGGAAAACGAAATTAACCTCTCAATCTGTTTCCTCTGTTGTTTGGGAACGAGATGGGCAGTTTTATTTATTTGCTGGAAGTGCCCCTACGAAGTCCGAAGCTGATACCCTCGCTTTGCAGCTTCAAGGCTATGGCGTGGATACGTATGTGAAAAATTGGGTCGTGTTAAAAGAAGAAGGCTCGTTAAGTGAAGAAGAAGCAGATGTCATGGACAAATTAGTGACCCAATTGCAACAGCATACATTGAATGAAATGTCAGCAAACGAACGGGAATCTCTAATCAATGAACTCAAATCCAGTTCCTCTGGAGAATCATTAATGAATTCCCTGCAAAATTGGGAGAATACAGATACGTTTAACTTAAACTGGCTGAGAGTTGCCTACGGTCTTGAAGAAATGATGAAGTAA
- a CDS encoding Maf family protein, with amino-acid sequence MKLVLGSQSPRRKKILELAGYTFSIRSANIDESLSDEWDPEEAVIHLSQQKSETLDIESDEVLLTSDTIVAQDGRILGKPVNAQEAYQNLRTLSGKTHQVFTGVTIRSHDDTRCFAVVTDVTFFDLDDEEIHQYIATGESDDKAGGYGIQGKGALFVEKINGDYYNVVGLPLSRVVRELRAFGCTPSS; translated from the coding sequence ATGAAGTTAGTTTTAGGCTCACAATCACCAAGAAGGAAAAAAATATTGGAATTAGCTGGATATACGTTCTCCATACGTTCAGCTAATATAGATGAAAGTCTATCGGATGAATGGGACCCTGAAGAAGCAGTTATTCACTTATCACAACAAAAAAGTGAAACTCTCGACATAGAAAGTGATGAAGTGCTTTTAACATCAGACACCATAGTGGCTCAAGATGGACGGATTCTTGGTAAACCTGTCAATGCACAGGAGGCTTACCAAAACCTCCGTACCCTAAGCGGAAAGACGCACCAAGTCTTTACTGGGGTAACCATTCGCTCACATGATGATACTCGTTGTTTTGCTGTGGTAACGGATGTAACTTTCTTTGACCTGGATGATGAAGAAATCCACCAGTACATAGCAACAGGTGAGTCTGACGACAAAGCTGGGGGATACGGAATACAGGGGAAAGGCGCCCTTTTTGTGGAGAAAATAAATGGGGACTATTACAATGTTGTTGGTCTTCCTCTTTCAAGAGTTGTTCGTGAGCTTAGAGCTTTCGGGTGTACGCCTTCTTCTTGA
- the radC gene encoding RadC family protein, translating to MLAQTSIMIKDVPKADRPRERMIGLGAAHLSNQELTAILLGSGTKQESVMELAQRLLIHFEGISLLKDATIEELTAIRGIGTAKAVLILSAIELGKRMQKMKPVERYMIRSPEDGADFIMEEMRHLKQEHFICLFLNTKNQVLHRQTIFIGSLNASIVHPREVFKEAVKRSAASIICAHNHPSGDPTPSQEDIQVTRRLQECGKMIGIELLDHLVIGDRKFISLKEKGYL from the coding sequence ATGTTGGCTCAAACAAGTATAATGATTAAGGATGTACCGAAGGCGGACAGGCCCAGGGAGCGGATGATTGGATTGGGGGCAGCCCACCTCAGCAATCAAGAACTGACCGCTATCCTTCTTGGCAGTGGAACAAAGCAAGAATCAGTGATGGAACTGGCTCAGCGATTACTCATTCATTTTGAAGGAATATCACTTTTGAAGGATGCCACAATAGAAGAACTTACAGCTATCAGGGGCATAGGGACTGCAAAAGCTGTGCTTATCTTGTCAGCCATTGAACTTGGGAAAAGGATGCAAAAGATGAAGCCTGTTGAACGCTATATGATTCGAAGCCCTGAGGATGGGGCGGATTTTATAATGGAAGAGATGCGGCATTTGAAGCAGGAACATTTTATCTGCCTTTTTCTTAATACGAAAAATCAAGTGCTCCACAGACAGACTATTTTTATTGGTAGTTTGAACGCCTCTATTGTCCATCCTCGTGAAGTTTTCAAAGAAGCTGTCAAACGGTCAGCTGCCTCCATTATCTGCGCTCATAACCATCCCTCGGGTGATCCTACTCCATCTCAGGAAGATATTCAGGTTACAAGAAGACTCCAAGAATGCGGAAAGATGATCGGAATTGAATTACTAGATCATTTAGTAATTGGTGATCGAAAATTTATCTCTTTGAAGGAAAAAGGCTACTTGTAA
- a CDS encoding rod shape-determining protein, with amino-acid sequence MGLFGFSQDLGIDLGTANTLVFLKNKGVIVREPSVVAKNTQTGDITAVGNDARNMIGRTPSYISVIRPMKDGVIADYETTAQMMKYYIKKALKTRSSFASKPNVMVCVPSGITMVEERAVIDATKQAGAKEAYPIAEPFAAAIGAGLPVWEPTGSMVVDIGGGTTEVAIISLGGIVTSQSIRVAGDEMDDAIIQHVRKKYNLMIGERTSEEVKMELGGAGSMDTNDEMDIRGRDLLSGLPKTITIQAKEIVEALKDTVDTIIETVKNTLEKTPPELAADIMERGIVLTGGGALLRNLDTVISEETNMPVFIADEPLDCVAIGTGKSLEYIHHFRSQPNVASRANMD; translated from the coding sequence TTGGGTCTATTTGGATTTTCACAAGACTTAGGAATTGATCTAGGTACAGCGAATACGCTAGTGTTCTTAAAAAATAAAGGGGTCATCGTCAGAGAACCCTCTGTGGTGGCCAAAAATACACAAACTGGTGATATAACTGCTGTCGGAAATGATGCAAGAAATATGATAGGCCGGACCCCCAGCTACATATCAGTTATTCGACCAATGAAAGACGGTGTCATTGCAGACTATGAAACGACTGCACAAATGATGAAGTATTATATCAAAAAGGCACTGAAGACAAGATCATCTTTTGCGAGCAAACCAAATGTCATGGTTTGTGTTCCCTCTGGGATCACCATGGTAGAGGAACGTGCTGTCATTGATGCAACAAAACAGGCAGGAGCAAAAGAAGCATATCCAATAGCGGAACCGTTTGCTGCAGCTATCGGTGCAGGATTACCTGTGTGGGAACCTACTGGAAGCATGGTCGTTGATATCGGAGGCGGCACGACAGAAGTCGCTATTATCTCTTTAGGTGGAATCGTAACCAGCCAGTCGATCCGAGTGGCAGGGGATGAAATGGACGATGCCATCATTCAACACGTTAGAAAGAAGTACAACCTCATGATTGGTGAGAGAACTTCAGAGGAAGTCAAAATGGAGCTTGGCGGAGCTGGAAGCATGGATACGAATGATGAGATGGATATCCGTGGTCGAGATCTGTTGAGTGGATTACCAAAAACGATCACCATTCAAGCGAAAGAAATCGTTGAAGCATTGAAAGACACGGTTGATACCATAATCGAAACCGTTAAGAACACCTTAGAAAAAACACCACCAGAATTAGCCGCAGATATTATGGAGCGTGGAATTGTTCTTACTGGTGGTGGAGCATTACTCAGGAACCTTGATACAGTCATTAGTGAAGAAACAAACATGCCAGTCTTTATAGCAGATGAACCTCTTGATTGTGTAGCGATCGGAACAGGTAAATCATTGGAATACATTCACCACTTCAGGTCACAGCCGAATGTGGCGAGCCGGGCTAATATGGACTAG
- the mreC gene encoding rod shape-determining protein MreC yields the protein MPSLFRRKRLMVVLIGFIVLVALIGFSIRDRDSLSTPEKFLQDTVGWMQTIIHKPVSIVDNTVENVQNMLEVYEQNQVLKARLSEYKGVIKDNQRLKNDNEELRNTIEKTEALNDYSPIQATVIARSSDRWFEQMTINKGEEHGVEKDMAVMTSDGLVGKIKSAGAFHSTVQLLSGFDRSNKISSWVIREGQDEAFGLIEGYDDETGRLLLEGIKLDEELKEGDTVISSGLGGVFPSDLRIGTVKEVVNDQFGLTKTAYVEPFADLFDIKHVIVVDRAMESIENQSQSEGDES from the coding sequence ATGCCTTCTTTATTTCGTAGAAAAAGACTAATGGTTGTATTAATTGGCTTTATCGTACTTGTAGCGTTAATCGGATTCTCGATTCGGGACCGTGATTCGTTAAGTACTCCTGAGAAATTTCTTCAAGACACAGTAGGGTGGATGCAGACAATAATCCATAAGCCTGTGAGTATCGTAGATAATACGGTCGAAAACGTACAGAACATGCTCGAAGTATATGAGCAGAATCAAGTGTTAAAAGCGCGTTTATCAGAATACAAAGGTGTAATAAAGGATAACCAGAGACTTAAGAACGATAATGAAGAGCTTCGGAATACGATAGAGAAAACAGAAGCTCTGAATGATTATTCCCCTATTCAGGCAACTGTCATCGCCAGAAGCTCAGATCGCTGGTTCGAGCAGATGACGATTAACAAAGGGGAAGAGCATGGAGTAGAGAAAGATATGGCTGTCATGACCAGTGATGGTTTAGTAGGGAAAATCAAATCTGCCGGTGCCTTCCACTCCACCGTCCAGCTTCTTAGCGGGTTTGACAGATCCAATAAAATCTCTTCCTGGGTGATCCGGGAAGGTCAAGATGAAGCTTTCGGTCTAATTGAAGGATACGACGATGAAACGGGACGTCTCCTTCTCGAAGGTATTAAGCTTGATGAAGAACTGAAAGAAGGCGACACAGTTATTTCTTCCGGTCTTGGCGGTGTGTTTCCAAGTGACCTTCGAATTGGGACAGTGAAAGAGGTAGTCAACGACCAGTTTGGCCTAACGAAAACAGCTTACGTAGAGCCATTTGCTGACTTATTTGATATCAAACATGTTATTGTTGTAGATCGAGCGATGGAAAGTATAGAGAATCAAAGTCAAAGCGAGGGCGATGAATCATGA
- the mreD gene encoding rod shape-determining protein MreD, translating into MRRYFIGLLCLFLLVMQGMAMSLLPSSLVYSDLLMTPHWILIFLLIVTVFYDNDNTYYAVWYALFFGLLLDVVYTGVLGVYMATYAIVIYIIHGLNKLLHANFVTASILAVVGVALADTILYVVYSFVQITAMAWWDYVVLRLLPTLAANMIFFIILYPLVKERVFNLGEEINNT; encoded by the coding sequence ATGAGACGGTATTTTATCGGTCTCCTTTGTCTTTTTTTGTTAGTCATGCAGGGGATGGCAATGAGCTTACTACCATCCAGCCTTGTTTATTCAGACTTATTAATGACACCCCACTGGATTTTAATCTTTCTGTTAATCGTCACCGTTTTCTATGACAACGATAACACCTACTACGCTGTCTGGTATGCATTGTTTTTCGGTTTATTACTAGACGTTGTCTACACGGGGGTATTAGGTGTGTATATGGCAACCTATGCTATTGTAATTTATATCATCCATGGGTTAAATAAACTTCTTCATGCGAATTTCGTAACAGCTTCGATCTTAGCGGTCGTTGGTGTAGCTTTAGCTGATACTATTCTTTACGTCGTTTATTCATTTGTTCAAATTACTGCCATGGCATGGTGGGATTATGTAGTACTAAGGCTCCTGCCTACACTGGCAGCAAATATGATCTTTTTTATCATTTTATATCCTCTAGTGAAAGAACGAGTCTTTAATCTGGGAGAGGAAATAAATAATACTTAG
- the minC gene encoding septum site-determining protein MinC, giving the protein MTTNVQKIMIKGTRDGLTLKFDDQCTFESILDELEDKLSMNGLSDDDPMIRVTVQLGKRYLSEEQKEELTKVIREKQNLVVENIESELITRKEALKWKENTDITPVARTIRSGQVIEVRGDLLIIGDVNPGGLLKATGNIFVMGSLRGIAHAGTEGDTNAVVAASYMQPSQLRIADQLSRAPDYESEGVYMESGFIDEEEQIRIDKLQEVVKKRPDLVSFERRMNNG; this is encoded by the coding sequence GTGACAACGAATGTTCAGAAGATAATGATTAAAGGAACAAGAGACGGATTGACATTGAAGTTTGATGATCAATGCACGTTTGAATCCATTTTGGATGAACTCGAAGACAAGCTTTCGATGAATGGTCTATCTGATGATGATCCAATGATTCGAGTAACTGTCCAGCTTGGAAAGCGTTACTTAAGTGAAGAACAAAAGGAAGAACTTACGAAGGTGATTCGTGAGAAACAGAATCTCGTTGTTGAAAACATTGAATCAGAATTAATTACTAGAAAAGAAGCATTAAAATGGAAAGAAAATACAGATATCACTCCTGTTGCCAGGACAATAAGGTCTGGACAAGTAATAGAGGTCCGTGGTGATCTATTGATCATTGGTGACGTGAATCCTGGAGGGCTGCTAAAGGCAACGGGGAACATTTTTGTAATGGGTAGTCTGCGAGGAATTGCTCATGCTGGTACGGAAGGTGATACGAATGCTGTGGTTGCTGCTTCTTATATGCAGCCAAGCCAGTTGCGAATTGCCGATCAGTTGAGCCGTGCGCCAGACTATGAGTCAGAGGGCGTCTATATGGAAAGTGGCTTTATTGACGAAGAAGAACAAATCCGGATCGACAAGCTCCAGGAAGTCGTTAAAAAAAGACCGGATCTTGTAAGCTTTGAAAGGAGAATGAATAATGGGTGA
- the minD gene encoding septum site-determining protein MinD, protein MGEAIVITSGKGGVGKTTTTANLGTALALQNKKVCLIDTDIGLRNLDVVMGLENRIIYDIVDVVNGRCKTKQALITDKRFDCLHLLPAAQTSDKSDVSPEGIKAIIEELKEEYDYVVIDCPAGIEQGYKNAVAGADKAIVVTTPEKSSVRDADRIIGLLEQEDLEAPKLVINRIRAHMMKNGEMMDVDEIVSVLSVDLLGIVIDDDAVIKASNTGEPVAMKPNSKASLSYRNIARRILGEAVPLQNLHQNNSVMAKIKRFFGIRS, encoded by the coding sequence ATGGGTGAAGCGATTGTAATAACCTCTGGAAAGGGAGGGGTTGGCAAAACAACAACTACTGCTAATCTAGGGACCGCTTTAGCCCTACAGAATAAGAAAGTGTGCCTGATCGATACAGATATCGGTTTAAGAAATCTGGATGTAGTTATGGGGCTGGAGAATCGAATAATCTACGATATTGTGGACGTGGTAAATGGCCGATGCAAAACAAAGCAAGCGTTAATTACGGATAAACGATTTGACTGTCTTCACCTACTTCCAGCAGCTCAAACTTCTGACAAATCAGACGTTTCACCTGAGGGAATTAAAGCGATTATTGAGGAATTGAAAGAAGAGTACGACTATGTCGTTATTGACTGTCCGGCGGGAATCGAACAGGGATATAAAAATGCCGTTGCAGGTGCTGATAAAGCCATAGTTGTTACGACCCCTGAAAAGTCGAGCGTACGAGATGCTGACCGTATTATCGGCCTTCTTGAACAGGAAGATTTAGAAGCACCAAAGCTTGTTATCAACCGTATACGAGCTCATATGATGAAAAATGGCGAGATGATGGATGTGGACGAAATCGTTTCTGTCTTATCCGTTGACCTGCTTGGAATCGTCATAGATGATGATGCGGTTATTAAAGCTTCTAATACTGGGGAGCCAGTGGCGATGAAGCCGAATTCTAAAGCTTCACTTTCTTATCGGAATATTGCAAGACGGATTTTGGGCGAAGCTGTTCCTCTTCAAAATCTCCATCAAAATAATAGTGTCATGGCCAAGATTAAACGTTTCTTCGGAATCCGCTCTTGA